The following is a genomic window from Campylobacter lari subsp. lari.
TGCTAAATTATTCGCACTTGTTCTAATGCCACCTAATGCTTTGTAAATCCCTTTTGAATTGATATGAGCTGCCATGAACCTTCCTTGTTTTATGGTATCTCTTCATTCATATTGCTTGACAATTTACAAGCAAAAATCATTCCTTATTGAAAAATTCTTGAATATATTTTCGCATAATTTCTGCGTCATTAATGCGATTAACACAATCTCTAAAATTAGAAGCATCATCATAACCTTTAGAATACTCATGCAAATGTTTTCTAAAGATGCTTATGCCTTGTTCTTTATAATGCTTTAACATTTCTTCAAAATGTGCAAAAATGATTTTATTTTTCATAGCTTTTTCGATTTTTTTACCAGTTTTTATCTCATAAAATATCCAAGGTTTTCCTACACTTGCACGCCCTATCATCAAAGCATCACAATTTGTTATTTTAAACACCTCTTTTGCATTATCTTCGCTAATATCACCATTTGCAACTAAAGGAATTTTGATATTTTCTTTGGCTAAAGCTATGGCTTCATAATCAGCATTTCCACTATACATTTGTTTTCTAGTGCGACCATGCATACTGATAAAATCTACTCCAGCATTTTCACACGCTTTAGCGATGGCAATGGGATCTTTTTTATCAAATCCTAATCTTACTTTGACGCTAGTTGATTTTTTATTGCTTGTTTTTTTGATAAGTTCTAAAATTCTTTGTAATTTATCAAGATCTTGTAAAAGAGCGCTACCTGCACATTGTTTTATAACCTTATTCACAGGACAACCACAATTAAAATCAATACCATCTATAAAATCAAAACGATTTAAAATTTCTACTGCTTTGCAAATTACGCTTTCGTCTGAGCCTGCAATTTGAACTATGTAAGGATTTTCAAGTTCGGCTTTTTCTAGCATTTTAAGAGTTTTTGAGCTCTCATATACTAAGGCATTAGAACTTATCATTTCACTAATGGTTACATCAGCCCCAAATTGCTTTACTAAATTTCTTAATGGCAAGTCTGAAAAACCTGCCATAGGAGCTAAAAATAAAGGCTTTTTACTAAAATCTATCATTGTATTAATTTTTCAAGTTCTATTTTTTTATTATGGTCTCTTAAAAAGAGTAAGAGTCTAAAGTCCTTATGTTTATTTTGATCATTTCCTAATTCATTAAGCAATTCATCATACATGCCAAATTCTGCTAAAGTATAAAGATAAGCTCTTAAAGCTTGAGGATGATTATCTTTTAACTTTTTAAACAAAGCAATTAATACTTGAGGTTCTATTTTTTTACAAAGCATTTTAGCACAGCGTAAATATGACTTATCATCTAAAGTATTCATACTAAGTAAAACTTCAATTTCAGCATGATTTAATTCTAAATTTTCTTTTTCAAATCTACCCAAAAGTAATAAAACATCATCTTGTTTTTTTTGAGTTTTTAGTGTTTTAATCTGACTATAGGGTGCATTTTCTAACACCATTTTATAAGCAAAATTTTCTAGCTCACCTGTTAAGATATCTTTGTTTTTGATAAAAGAAAAAGCATAATTGCTATCATTTTGAAAGCGATTTTTT
Proteins encoded in this region:
- a CDS encoding tRNA dihydrouridine synthase produces the protein MIDFSKKPLFLAPMAGFSDLPLRNLVKQFGADVTISEMISSNALVYESSKTLKMLEKAELENPYIVQIAGSDESVICKAVEILNRFDFIDGIDFNCGCPVNKVIKQCAGSALLQDLDKLQRILELIKKTSNKKSTSVKVRLGFDKKDPIAIAKACENAGVDFISMHGRTRKQMYSGNADYEAIALAKENIKIPLVANGDISEDNAKEVFKITNCDALMIGRASVGKPWIFYEIKTGKKIEKAMKNKIIFAHFEEMLKHYKEQGISIFRKHLHEYSKGYDDASNFRDCVNRINDAEIMRKYIQEFFNKE